A genomic region of Thermoanaerobaculia bacterium contains the following coding sequences:
- a CDS encoding cytochrome c oxidase subunit 3 family protein, which yields MWLFLVQEVMFFGGLFMCYLLYRWKDPTAFAAGSHELSIELGGFNTIVLIASSLTMALGVRSAQQGRIKALVNWLIATGFLGTVFLVVKYFEYSAKWEHHLVPGPNFHFAGEVGSRAELFFSLYFAMTGMHALHMIIGLGLLVWLLRKALKGHFSAEYYNPVENFGLYWHFVDIVWIFLFPLLYLIGRHYHGGA from the coding sequence ATGTGGCTCTTTCTGGTGCAGGAGGTCATGTTCTTCGGCGGGCTGTTCATGTGTTACCTGCTCTACCGCTGGAAGGACCCGACCGCCTTCGCCGCCGGCAGCCACGAGCTCTCGATCGAGCTCGGCGGGTTCAACACGATCGTGCTGATCGCGAGCTCCCTCACCATGGCGCTGGGCGTCCGCTCGGCGCAACAGGGAAGGATCAAGGCGCTGGTCAACTGGCTCATCGCCACCGGGTTCCTCGGCACGGTCTTCCTGGTGGTGAAGTACTTCGAGTACTCGGCGAAGTGGGAGCACCACCTCGTCCCCGGACCGAACTTCCATTTCGCCGGCGAGGTCGGGTCGCGCGCCGAGCTCTTCTTCTCGCTCTACTTCGCGATGACCGGCATGCACGCCCTGCACATGATCATCGGTCTGGGGCTGCTCGTCTGGCTGTTGCGGAAGGCTCTGAAGGGGCATTTCTCGGCCGAGTACTACAACCCGGTGGAGAACTTCGGCCTCTACTGGCACTTCGTCGACATCGTCTGGATCTTCCTCTTCCCGCTGCTCTATCTGATCGGCCGGCACTATCACGGAGGCGCCTGA
- a CDS encoding PAS domain S-box protein, with protein MVATPSTRSSRLRRALLAALAAVWLLGGTVFIFQLELRESASEEGDAGFALRLGALLLQLLIAVSATAMLVWTRARRNAERAENQRAEEFRQLFHDASEAMFVVDNEFVMVEVNAAACRLIGVTRAEVLGRPLTQLVEAEELATRPMHIAELQAGEKVVSERTLLRKDGTRIIAEVAIQQLPDGRFLGLARDVSQRRTLEQRLRLLSRAVDESPSAMVITDPAGRIEYVNPSFSRITGWSLAEAVGNTPAILKSGQTSPATYRELWEAIRAGREWQGELINRRRNGEYFPWLLSVHPILGEDGGVEYFLGVGEDVTQSRAAERALAETRTELYQAQRMEALGRLAGGVAHDFNNLLGIILGYSDLLGSTLDEGSEGREQLAEIRKATVRAADLTRQLLAFSRRQVLAVRVVDVAALLEDSRKMLERLLPESIELRLDVAPGVWSVRADSTQLVQVLINLAVNARDAMPLGGRLAIAAGNADLAEEEAAGKGLSAGGYVCLTVRDSGQGMTPDVVEQAFEPFFTTKAATGGTGLGLATVYGIVQQLKGCVEIESSPAHGTTLTLYLPRSERDSSGAAAAHSAAADRKVQGTILVVEDLAPLRRLVEVMLTRIGYRVFTAASAREALALSGEGGLEFDLLLSDIVMPGMDGRDLARLMRSARPKLRVVLMTGYADLLADSSDLQELGADAIVQKPFARAQIERVLADVLAMPEEDGKVS; from the coding sequence ATGGTAGCCACCCCGTCGACCCGGTCGTCCCGCCTCCGCCGGGCATTGCTGGCCGCCCTCGCCGCGGTCTGGCTTCTCGGCGGAACGGTCTTCATCTTCCAACTCGAGCTGCGCGAGTCCGCCTCGGAGGAGGGCGACGCGGGATTCGCGCTCCGGCTCGGAGCGCTGCTCCTGCAGCTGCTGATCGCCGTTTCGGCGACCGCAATGCTCGTCTGGACCCGCGCTCGGCGCAACGCCGAGCGCGCCGAGAATCAGCGCGCCGAGGAGTTCCGCCAACTCTTCCACGACGCCAGCGAGGCGATGTTCGTCGTCGACAACGAGTTCGTCATGGTGGAGGTCAACGCCGCGGCGTGCCGCCTGATCGGCGTCACGCGGGCGGAGGTCCTCGGTCGGCCCCTCACGCAACTGGTCGAGGCGGAGGAGCTTGCCACCCGGCCGATGCACATTGCGGAGCTGCAGGCCGGCGAGAAGGTCGTGAGCGAGCGTACTCTCCTCCGCAAGGACGGCACCAGGATCATCGCCGAGGTCGCCATCCAGCAGCTGCCCGATGGCCGCTTCCTCGGGCTGGCACGCGACGTCTCGCAGCGGCGAACGCTCGAACAGCGTCTGCGCCTGCTGTCGCGCGCGGTCGATGAGAGTCCCTCGGCGATGGTGATCACCGACCCTGCGGGCCGGATCGAGTATGTCAATCCGAGCTTCAGCAGGATCACCGGCTGGTCGCTGGCGGAGGCCGTCGGCAATACCCCGGCGATCCTCAAGTCAGGACAGACTTCCCCAGCCACCTATCGCGAGCTCTGGGAGGCGATCCGGGCGGGCAGGGAATGGCAGGGCGAGCTCATCAACCGGCGCAGGAACGGCGAGTACTTTCCCTGGCTGCTGAGCGTTCATCCGATCCTCGGCGAAGATGGCGGCGTCGAGTACTTTCTCGGCGTCGGCGAGGATGTCACCCAGAGCCGGGCGGCCGAGCGGGCCCTCGCGGAGACCCGCACCGAGCTCTACCAGGCGCAGAGAATGGAGGCCCTTGGACGGCTCGCGGGCGGAGTTGCGCACGACTTCAACAACCTTCTCGGGATCATCCTCGGCTACTCGGACCTTCTCGGGTCGACTCTGGACGAGGGTTCGGAGGGGCGCGAGCAGCTCGCCGAGATCCGCAAGGCCACGGTGCGAGCTGCCGATCTCACACGCCAGCTGCTGGCCTTCAGCCGTCGTCAGGTGCTGGCGGTCCGCGTGGTCGACGTCGCGGCGCTACTCGAGGACTCGCGCAAGATGCTCGAGCGTCTCCTGCCGGAGAGCATCGAGCTCCGGCTCGACGTCGCTCCTGGGGTCTGGTCGGTGCGCGCCGATTCGACTCAGCTCGTCCAGGTGCTGATCAACCTCGCCGTGAACGCGCGCGACGCCATGCCGCTCGGCGGTCGGCTGGCCATCGCGGCCGGAAACGCCGACCTCGCGGAAGAGGAGGCGGCCGGGAAGGGGCTGTCGGCGGGCGGCTATGTCTGCCTGACGGTCCGCGACAGCGGGCAGGGCATGACTCCCGACGTCGTCGAGCAGGCCTTCGAGCCGTTCTTCACGACGAAGGCTGCGACGGGCGGCACCGGGCTCGGGCTCGCCACGGTCTACGGCATCGTGCAGCAGCTCAAGGGCTGCGTGGAGATCGAATCCTCGCCGGCGCACGGAACGACCCTGACCCTCTATCTGCCGCGATCCGAACGCGACTCGAGCGGCGCGGCTGCCGCGCATTCGGCCGCGGCCGACCGCAAGGTCCAGGGGACCATCCTGGTGGTGGAAGATCTCGCGCCGCTGCGCCGGCTGGTCGAGGTGATGCTGACGCGGATCGGCTACCGGGTTTTCACGGCGGCGTCGGCGCGCGAGGCTCTCGCGCTCTCCGGCGAAGGCGGATTGGAGTTCGATCTCCTGCTCTCCGACATCGTCATGCCGGGCATGGACGGACGGGACCTGGCGCGCCTCATGCGCTCGGCGCGGCCGAAGCTCCGAGTTGTTCTGATGACCGGCTACGCCGACCTGCTGGCGGACTCGTCGGATCTGCAGGAGCTCGGTGCCGACGCCATTGTGCAGAAGCCGTTCGCGCGCGCCCAGATCGAGCGCGTGCTCGCCGACGTGCTCGCCATGCCGGAGGAAGACGGGAAGGTGAGCTAA
- a CDS encoding type II toxin-antitoxin system VapC family toxin, whose amino-acid sequence MLVYCDASALVKLFVKEEVSQALRSFLGRECVLSSSELVRVEVLRTLRRRGDRRDEERAAAYLDSLALIRLDAATLDRATRLGPATLRTLDAIHLATALALSPLPRAFLCYDRRLGAAARIHGLEVVAPGFDEVHEP is encoded by the coding sequence ATGCTCGTCTACTGCGATGCTTCCGCGCTGGTCAAGCTGTTCGTGAAGGAGGAGGTTTCCCAGGCACTGCGGTCTTTCCTCGGCCGAGAGTGCGTGCTGAGCTCTTCCGAGCTGGTCAGGGTGGAGGTGCTGCGCACCTTGCGGCGGCGTGGGGACCGCCGCGACGAAGAACGTGCCGCCGCCTACCTCGACTCACTGGCCCTGATCCGTCTCGACGCAGCCACACTCGATCGCGCGACCCGCCTCGGACCCGCGACTTTGCGGACGCTCGACGCGATTCATCTGGCGACGGCATTGGCTCTCTCTCCTCTGCCCCGGGCCTTTCTCTGCTACGACCGGCGCCTTGGCGCGGCGGCGCGCATCCACGGTCTGGAGGTCGTCGCTCCCGGCTTCGACGAGGTCCACGAACCGTGA
- the pabB gene encoding aminodeoxychorismate synthase component I produces the protein MSGALTRALLRPPPGEAADGRWWRFQAPEASLVATAPEEIPELLEHVERAGERGLWAVGFLAYEAAPAFDPALAVTAPGAAPLAAFGLFPPPERIDVPARAEAAPQAGLHPLLDEAAHAAAIAAIRAAIAAGETYQVNFTFPLRGRFAGDAEALFWRLAPASAAPYAAFLDCGATAVVSLSPELFFSRQGDRLVMRPMKGTRRRGRFTIEDDRQAAELAGSAKERAENLMIVDMVRNDLGRIAATGSVAVESLMALERYPTVWQMTSTVAANTTAGLPDIFAALFPCASVTGAPKARTMRWIARLERRPRGIYCGAIGWVAPQRRASFSVAIRTAVVDRTAQILEYAVGSGVVWDSEAAAEYRECLTKARALEDPGPPFALFETLLWRPRCGVSLLEKHLERLAASASYFGFDHDETAWRSAVEAGLAGLAGRESQRQRLRLELAPDGDFSFTSSLFRPDRHEWRVTLASTPVASGNVRLFHKTTDRRVYDAALAEARAAGAEEAILWNERGELTEGTRTNLVLELGDERLTPARECGLLAGVFRRSLLERGKVREAVLTRNDLARACRILLVNSLRGWIPAELVRR, from the coding sequence TTGAGCGGCGCTCTCACCCGCGCCCTGCTGCGACCGCCGCCAGGAGAGGCCGCGGACGGACGGTGGTGGCGCTTCCAGGCCCCCGAGGCGAGCCTCGTCGCTACCGCCCCGGAGGAGATCCCGGAGCTGCTCGAGCACGTCGAGCGCGCCGGCGAGCGCGGTCTGTGGGCGGTCGGGTTTCTCGCCTACGAGGCGGCGCCGGCCTTCGATCCAGCGCTCGCGGTGACGGCGCCGGGAGCCGCGCCCCTCGCGGCCTTCGGTCTCTTTCCGCCGCCGGAGCGGATCGACGTCCCGGCCCGCGCCGAGGCGGCGCCGCAAGCGGGTCTTCACCCCCTGCTCGACGAAGCGGCACACGCAGCAGCGATCGCAGCGATCCGCGCTGCGATCGCCGCCGGGGAGACCTACCAGGTCAACTTCACCTTCCCCCTGCGCGGCCGCTTCGCTGGCGACGCCGAAGCGCTCTTCTGGCGTCTTGCTCCGGCCAGCGCGGCGCCGTATGCGGCCTTCCTCGATTGCGGCGCAACTGCCGTCGTCTCACTCTCACCGGAGCTCTTCTTCTCGCGGCAGGGCGATCGACTGGTCATGCGTCCGATGAAGGGCACGCGGCGCCGGGGTCGATTCACGATCGAGGACGACCGCCAGGCCGCGGAGCTCGCCGGTTCGGCGAAGGAGCGCGCCGAGAATCTGATGATTGTCGACATGGTGCGCAACGACCTCGGCCGGATCGCCGCGACCGGAAGCGTCGCCGTCGAGAGCCTCATGGCGCTCGAGCGCTACCCAACCGTCTGGCAGATGACCTCGACGGTCGCGGCGAACACCACGGCGGGCTTACCGGACATCTTCGCGGCGCTCTTCCCCTGTGCCTCGGTCACCGGCGCGCCCAAGGCACGGACGATGCGGTGGATCGCCCGGCTCGAGCGCCGGCCGCGCGGAATCTACTGCGGAGCGATCGGGTGGGTGGCGCCGCAGCGCCGAGCGAGCTTCTCGGTGGCCATCCGCACGGCGGTGGTCGACCGCACCGCGCAGATCCTCGAGTACGCCGTCGGCAGCGGCGTCGTCTGGGACTCGGAGGCGGCAGCGGAGTACCGGGAATGCCTCACCAAAGCCAGGGCGCTCGAGGACCCAGGACCGCCGTTCGCGCTCTTCGAGACCCTGCTCTGGCGCCCGCGCTGCGGCGTCAGTCTCCTCGAGAAACACCTCGAACGCCTGGCAGCATCGGCGAGCTACTTCGGCTTCGACCACGACGAGACGGCCTGGCGCTCTGCCGTCGAGGCCGGGCTCGCCGGTCTTGCCGGCCGGGAGTCGCAGCGCCAGCGCCTCCGCCTCGAGCTCGCCCCGGATGGAGATTTTTCCTTTACCAGCAGCCTTTTTCGTCCCGATCGGCACGAATGGCGCGTGACGCTCGCCAGCACTCCGGTCGCCTCCGGGAACGTGCGTCTCTTTCACAAGACGACCGATCGCCGGGTCTACGATGCCGCGCTCGCCGAGGCGCGCGCGGCGGGTGCGGAGGAGGCGATCCTGTGGAACGAGCGGGGGGAGCTGACAGAGGGGACGCGGACGAATCTGGTGCTCGAGCTCGGTGACGAACGCCTCACCCCGGCGCGGGAGTGCGGCCTCCTGGCCGGAGTCTTCCGTCGGTCGCTGCTCGAGCGCGGCAAGGTGCGGGAGGCCGTGCTGACGCGAAACGATCTCGCCCGCGCGTGCCGGATACTCCTGGTCAACTCCCTGCGCGGCTGGATCCCGGCCGAGCTGGTCAGGCGGTGA
- a CDS encoding glycosyltransferase family 39 protein codes for MKRLALWGPALAVLALHALFATTYGIFRDELYYLACAARLDWGYVDHPPLVAALTALWTSLFGPGLASIRLLAALAGAGTVAVAGAIARRLGGGNFAVALTGLAVGLSPIVLGLTSVLSMNAFDLLFWALACRLAVGLLDGDDERLWLAFGAVAGVGLQNKISMLLLGFGLVAGTLAARRFAVLRSRYFWLGGALAGLLFLPHLLWQRAQGWPTLEFMANARGTKNLALAPLDFLAKQFLQTGPVHAVVWIAGLGALLMTVRFRPWRAVGYAYFAILAVMLSTAAKPYYLAPIYPVLWAAGAVAFEAWTDSWRGRAAVVGIARWGLPGLVVLSGLALAPLARPILPVDEYVRYARAFGIDPGTDERKAVARLPQFYADMQEWRGLAEAVGEATARLTAAERRHACVFGQNYGEAGAVEYFGRELALPPAISAHNNWFLWGTGACTMEVLLVIGDDAERLEELFFEVELGATFDCRDCMPYEDLLPVWIVRRPRADLRALWPRIKHFD; via the coding sequence ATGAAGCGGCTCGCTCTCTGGGGGCCGGCGCTCGCGGTGCTCGCCCTGCACGCGCTCTTCGCCACCACCTACGGCATCTTCCGCGACGAGCTCTACTACCTGGCCTGCGCGGCGCGACTCGACTGGGGCTACGTCGATCATCCTCCGCTCGTCGCCGCGCTCACCGCGCTGTGGACGAGTCTCTTCGGCCCTGGCCTGGCGTCGATCCGCCTCCTCGCGGCGCTCGCCGGCGCGGGCACGGTGGCGGTGGCGGGCGCGATCGCAAGGCGCCTGGGGGGTGGCAACTTCGCGGTCGCGCTCACCGGGCTGGCAGTCGGGCTCTCGCCGATCGTGCTGGGGCTCACCTCGGTGCTGTCGATGAACGCCTTCGATCTCCTCTTCTGGGCGCTCGCCTGCCGGCTCGCCGTCGGGCTCCTCGATGGCGACGACGAGCGCCTCTGGCTCGCCTTCGGTGCGGTCGCGGGAGTCGGACTGCAGAACAAGATCAGCATGCTCCTCCTGGGCTTCGGGCTGGTCGCTGGAACGCTCGCGGCGCGCCGCTTCGCGGTGTTGCGCAGCCGCTACTTCTGGCTCGGCGGAGCGCTCGCCGGGCTGCTCTTCCTGCCGCATCTGCTCTGGCAGCGGGCGCAAGGCTGGCCGACGCTCGAGTTCATGGCGAACGCCCGGGGGACGAAGAACCTGGCTCTTGCGCCGCTCGACTTTCTGGCGAAGCAGTTCCTGCAAACCGGGCCCGTCCACGCCGTCGTCTGGATCGCGGGCCTCGGAGCGCTCCTGATGACGGTGCGTTTTCGACCCTGGCGCGCCGTCGGCTATGCCTATTTCGCCATCCTCGCCGTCATGCTCTCTACCGCCGCGAAGCCCTACTACCTCGCGCCGATCTACCCGGTTCTCTGGGCCGCCGGCGCGGTGGCTTTCGAAGCCTGGACGGATTCCTGGCGCGGCCGCGCGGCGGTTGTGGGCATCGCGCGCTGGGGCTTGCCGGGGCTCGTCGTGCTCTCGGGTCTCGCTCTGGCCCCGCTCGCGCGACCGATCCTGCCAGTCGACGAGTACGTGCGCTACGCCCGTGCTTTCGGCATCGATCCGGGAACCGACGAGCGCAAGGCGGTCGCCCGCCTGCCGCAGTTCTACGCCGACATGCAGGAGTGGCGTGGCCTCGCCGAGGCGGTGGGAGAGGCGACCGCGCGGCTCACCGCCGCCGAGCGCCGTCACGCCTGCGTCTTCGGACAGAACTACGGCGAGGCGGGCGCGGTCGAGTACTTCGGCCGCGAGCTCGCCCTGCCGCCGGCGATTTCGGCGCACAACAACTGGTTTCTCTGGGGAACAGGCGCCTGCACGATGGAAGTCCTGCTGGTCATCGGTGACGATGCCGAGCGCCTGGAAGAGCTCTTCTTCGAGGTCGAGCTCGGGGCCACGTTCGATTGCCGGGATTGCATGCCGTACGAAGATCTACTCCCGGTCTGGATCGTCCGTCGGCCGCGTGCCGATCTGCGCGCGCTCTGGCCCCGGATCAAGCACTTCGACTGA
- a CDS encoding UbiA family prenyltransferase — MKKLDLYAQLSRPFTLLPPLLGIISGAICAWGSIHNPDPDRALTLSVILTVALGSLCASFMNAASNAINQITDLEIDRVNKPGRPLVTGALSLREGWMFTWVFYALALVPTWAVVVFPHTTLAAKIGAPLPWHETFYIYLAGMIFTLVYSVPSWGRTKARGMWANWTIAIPRGCLLKVAGWAMVARIGHWEPWALGSIFMLFLVGAASTKDFADIKGDAAGGCKTLPILHGPKKAAWIIAPFFIFPWLLVPLFAHLPDPQNPSHPILTGNQWALTGLGALLTVWGCYTVYLILRDPDDLTRTENHPSWKQMYLMMMAAQIGFAVAYLLPH; from the coding sequence ATGAAGAAGCTCGATCTCTACGCCCAGCTCTCGCGACCGTTCACGCTCCTGCCGCCGCTCCTCGGGATCATCTCGGGGGCGATCTGCGCCTGGGGCTCGATCCACAATCCCGATCCCGACCGCGCCCTGACGCTCTCGGTGATCCTCACCGTAGCGCTGGGCTCGCTCTGCGCGAGCTTCATGAACGCGGCCTCGAACGCGATCAACCAGATCACCGACCTCGAGATCGACCGGGTCAACAAGCCCGGCCGGCCTCTCGTGACCGGGGCGCTCTCTCTGCGCGAGGGCTGGATGTTCACCTGGGTCTTCTACGCCCTGGCGCTGGTGCCCACCTGGGCCGTCGTGGTCTTCCCCCACACCACTCTGGCGGCGAAGATCGGGGCGCCGCTCCCCTGGCACGAGACCTTCTACATCTATCTCGCCGGGATGATCTTCACCCTGGTCTACTCGGTTCCCTCCTGGGGCCGCACCAAGGCGCGGGGGATGTGGGCGAACTGGACGATCGCGATTCCACGCGGCTGCCTTCTCAAGGTCGCCGGCTGGGCGATGGTCGCCCGCATCGGACACTGGGAGCCGTGGGCGCTGGGTTCGATCTTCATGCTCTTCCTGGTCGGCGCCGCTTCGACCAAGGACTTCGCCGACATCAAGGGCGACGCGGCCGGCGGCTGCAAGACGCTGCCGATCCTGCACGGCCCGAAGAAGGCCGCCTGGATCATCGCGCCGTTTTTCATCTTCCCCTGGCTGCTGGTGCCGCTCTTCGCCCATCTGCCCGATCCGCAGAATCCCTCCCATCCGATCCTGACCGGAAACCAGTGGGCGCTCACGGGTCTGGGTGCTCTCCTGACGGTCTGGGGTTGCTACACGGTTTACTTGATTCTGCGCGATCCGGACGACCTGACGCGCACCGAGAACCACCCCAGCTGGAAGCAGATGTACCTCATGATGATGGCCGCCCAGATCGGCTTCGCCGTCGCCTATCTGCTGCCACACTGA
- a CDS encoding cytochrome C oxidase subunit IV family protein, with amino-acid sequence MSEHHIVPLKTYFSVFAALMVFTAITVAVAFVDLGPANNVVMLSIAVVKATLVVMFFMHAKYGTRLIPLVAASGFFFVMLMFVITMSDYMSRGWLGAGLPWRP; translated from the coding sequence ATGTCCGAGCACCACATCGTTCCGCTCAAGACCTACTTCTCGGTCTTCGCGGCTCTCATGGTCTTCACAGCGATCACCGTCGCCGTGGCGTTCGTCGACCTCGGGCCGGCCAACAACGTCGTCATGCTGTCGATCGCGGTGGTCAAGGCCACCCTCGTCGTGATGTTCTTCATGCACGCCAAGTACGGCACCCGGCTGATTCCGCTGGTCGCGGCGAGCGGGTTCTTCTTCGTGATGCTGATGTTCGTGATCACGATGTCCGACTACATGTCACGCGGCTGGCTCGGCGCGGGCCTCCCCTGGAGACCCTGA
- a CDS encoding Glu/Leu/Phe/Val dehydrogenase encodes MSDAVALARELGHERVLIVQEPAAGLQAVIALHDTTLGHAIGGTRMRSYPAFEDAMEDALRLSHAMTAKAAFAGMPCGGGKAVIDGDPLREKTPELLLAFGRAVDELGGRFFTGGDMGIDAADLAIMGRATSHIGHTPATAGVDASDLTAIGVLAAMEVVAGRLGKPLASCTVALQGLGEVGGRLAEKLAGKGVSLIVTDTVRGRSDAVVRATGARAVAPDEIFDVECDLFSPCAAGEIVTAGVAGQLRCRAIVGAANNPLASPEVGEDLHRRGLLYAPDFVVNAGGLLSVLFETGVLDETGIVRRVERIGADLAELLGRAEREGSAPFRVAERIVAERLAAARAASRTATPA; translated from the coding sequence GTGAGCGACGCTGTCGCTCTTGCTCGCGAGCTCGGGCACGAGCGCGTGCTGATCGTCCAGGAGCCCGCGGCCGGCCTGCAGGCGGTAATTGCCCTCCATGACACAACTCTGGGCCACGCCATCGGCGGCACGCGCATGCGGAGCTATCCTGCGTTCGAGGATGCCATGGAGGACGCCCTGCGGCTGTCGCACGCCATGACCGCAAAAGCGGCCTTCGCCGGCATGCCATGCGGCGGCGGCAAGGCGGTGATCGATGGCGACCCCCTGCGCGAGAAGACGCCGGAGCTGCTCCTCGCCTTCGGCAGGGCGGTGGACGAACTGGGCGGTCGTTTCTTCACCGGCGGCGACATGGGAATCGACGCCGCGGATCTCGCCATCATGGGCCGGGCTACGAGCCATATCGGTCATACGCCGGCGACTGCCGGGGTCGATGCCTCGGACCTGACAGCGATCGGTGTCCTCGCCGCGATGGAGGTCGTCGCGGGGCGCCTCGGCAAGCCGCTCGCCTCATGTACCGTCGCGCTTCAGGGCCTGGGGGAGGTCGGGGGGCGACTGGCCGAGAAACTTGCTGGGAAAGGGGTCAGCCTGATCGTCACGGACACCGTCCGCGGCCGTTCGGACGCTGTCGTGCGCGCGACCGGCGCGCGGGCCGTGGCGCCGGACGAGATCTTCGACGTCGAGTGTGACCTCTTCTCTCCCTGCGCCGCCGGCGAAATCGTGACGGCCGGCGTTGCCGGGCAATTGCGCTGCCGCGCGATCGTCGGGGCCGCGAACAACCCGCTCGCTTCGCCAGAGGTCGGAGAAGACCTTCACCGTCGCGGCCTGCTCTACGCGCCGGACTTCGTCGTCAACGCTGGTGGACTGCTCTCCGTGCTGTTCGAGACCGGGGTCCTCGACGAGACCGGCATCGTGCGGCGGGTCGAGCGCATCGGCGCCGACCTCGCGGAGCTTCTCGGGCGGGCCGAGCGTGAGGGCTCGGCGCCCTTTCGAGTCGCCGAACGGATCGTCGCCGAGCGTCTCGCGGCGGCGCGGGCGGCCTCCCGGACAGCGACACCGGCTTGA
- a CDS encoding type II toxin-antitoxin system prevent-host-death family antitoxin, which yields MSDTENPRTPQVGVRELRQNLSVYLDRVKEGERLEVTEHGRPVALLVPLPDDDDQLERMIAEGRVIPATRDLQEVLRQYPPRPAIPGERPLSEVLREMRDEESL from the coding sequence ATGAGCGACACAGAAAACCCCCGCACGCCTCAGGTCGGGGTTCGCGAGCTGCGCCAGAACCTCTCTGTTTACCTCGACCGGGTGAAGGAGGGGGAGCGCCTGGAGGTCACCGAGCACGGCCGCCCTGTCGCGCTCCTGGTGCCGCTGCCCGACGACGACGATCAGCTCGAGCGCATGATCGCGGAGGGCCGGGTGATTCCGGCGACGCGCGACCTGCAGGAGGTCCTTCGCCAGTATCCGCCCCGCCCCGCGATTCCCGGCGAGAGACCCTTGAGCGAAGTCCTGCGGGAGATGCGGGACGAAGAGAGCCTCTGA
- a CDS encoding HD domain-containing protein: MRHANASLLDLLLELQTLDRVPRSGYFLRGISDCESVSEHTFHLALLVWFLAGDEPAVDRAHAVELALMHDLAELRIGDLPRTATTYLPADVKHAAERRAAADILAPADPKATALYEEYEDGATAEARFVRACDKLQLMIKVTVYESWGHRGLAEFWGNPANFPQSDFNSIQKLFRSLQERATASTAPPASPAPPSPFTA, from the coding sequence TTGCGCCACGCCAACGCCAGCCTGCTCGATCTCCTGCTCGAGCTCCAGACGCTGGACCGCGTGCCGCGCAGCGGCTACTTCCTGCGCGGCATCTCCGACTGCGAGTCGGTCTCCGAGCACACGTTTCACCTCGCGCTGCTGGTCTGGTTCCTCGCCGGCGACGAGCCGGCAGTCGACCGTGCGCACGCCGTGGAGCTGGCCTTGATGCACGATCTCGCCGAGCTGCGGATCGGCGACCTGCCCCGAACCGCCACCACTTACCTGCCGGCCGACGTGAAGCATGCCGCCGAGCGCCGGGCGGCGGCCGACATCCTCGCCCCGGCCGACCCAAAGGCGACCGCCCTCTACGAGGAGTACGAGGACGGGGCGACCGCCGAGGCCCGCTTCGTGCGCGCCTGCGACAAGCTGCAGTTGATGATCAAGGTGACGGTCTACGAGAGCTGGGGACACCGGGGCCTGGCCGAGTTCTGGGGCAACCCGGCGAACTTCCCGCAATCCGACTTCAACTCGATTCAGAAGCTCTTCCGGAGCCTCCAGGAGCGCGCGACCGCGAGCACCGCCCCGCCGGCCTCGCCGGCCCCGCCCTCTCCATTCACCGCCTGA